A segment of the Halovivax limisalsi genome:
GCGCGGCCGCCCTGCTGGGGGACGTGGGCCATCCCCCGGCCGCTGCCGGGGCTCTCCGCCGAGGTTCGCATGCCCGCGAACTCGTCGGCGCCGTGGGCCTGGGTTCGGTTCGCCTGGGCGACGGTCACGGCGCGGCCGATCAGGTCCGGGCGATACGCCGTCTCGAAGATCGCCGGGAGTTCGACCGTGCCCGCGTCGTCGCCGTCCAGGTCGTGTACTGTTGCCTCCATAGATTATCCCTGATTCGATGCGGTGGAGACGAACCGGACCTCGGGATCGAGGCGCGGCTGGTCTCCGGGTCGGATCGCCGGGCGGAAGCGAACGAGTCGCTGCGATGGCCCGGGGAGCGAGCCCTTGATCAACGCGTGCGGGCCGTCGACTTCGCCGTAGTTGACGAAGCCGCCGTCGACCGTCGCGTCGGCGCCGTCGCCGATGGCGAGCAGGCGCTTGTTGAGTTCGGTGCGCTGGTGGTACCCGGTCTGGCCCTGCTGGGGAACCGTCGAGCGAACGCGGCTCGGGTTCCACGGGCCCAGGTTGCCGATGCGTCGGCGCCAGCCCTGGCGGGCGTGTTTGCCCTTGCGCTTCTGGACGCCCCAGCGCTTGACGGGGCCCTGGGTGCCCTTCCCTTTCGTGACGCCGCTGGAGTCGACGTACTCGCCGGCGCGGAACACGTCGTTCATCGCGTGTTCGCCGCCGTCCTCGGCGAGCAGCTCGAGTCCGTACTCGACGCGCTCGTCGACCGAACCGCCGCCGACGCGCGTCTCCATGACGTCGGGTTTGGTCTTCGGCACGGACGGGATCTCCGCCGGCGTGGTGTACGTGATCGCGCGGA
Coding sequences within it:
- a CDS encoding 50S ribosomal protein L3 produces the protein MPQANTPRKGSLGFGPRKRATSEVPRFRSWPDDDGQPTLQGFAGYKAGMTHVVTVDDAANSPTEGMETTVPVTIVETPPMRVAALRAYEETPYGQQPVAEVWADELDAELERTLDLPGDEYDSDAAADEFTAAHEEGRVDDVRAITYTTPAEIPSVPKTKPDVMETRVGGGSVDERVEYGLELLAEDGGEHAMNDVFRAGEYVDSSGVTKGKGTQGPVKRWGVQKRKGKHARQGWRRRIGNLGPWNPSRVRSTVPQQGQTGYHQRTELNKRLLAIGDGADATVDGGFVNYGEVDGPHALIKGSLPGPSQRLVRFRPAIRPGDQPRLDPEVRFVSTASNQG